A genome region from Trachemys scripta elegans isolate TJP31775 chromosome 2, CAS_Tse_1.0, whole genome shotgun sequence includes the following:
- the BCL2 gene encoding apoptosis regulator Bcl-2 isoform X3 — translation MYLIACVCTLHWREKHSTSARAWSQRGYDNREIVLKYIHYKLSQRGYDWAANENRGPVSPNLSPPTVAGTSSDHAGLVSLPPEPPGSAAASNVPLGDGLRPAPQAVLLTLCQAGDEFSRRYHRDFAQMSGQLHLTPFTARGRFVAVVEELFRDGVNWGRIVAFFEFGGVMCVESVNREMSPLVDSIAVWMTEYLNRHLHNWIQDNGGWICSD, via the exons ATGTATTTAATTGCATGTGTCTGTACGTTGCACTGGAGGGAAAAGCACAGCACTTCTGCAAGAGCTTGGAGTCAAAG AGGCTATGATAACCGGGAGATAGTGCTGAAGTACATCCATTACAAACTGTCACAGAGGGGATACGATTGGGCTGCCAATGAAAACAGAGGACCAGTTTCTCCAAATCTCTCTCCCCCTACTGTTGCTGGGACCTCATCTGACCATGCTGGGCTGGTGTCTCTGCCTCCTGAGCCCCCTGGCTCGGCTGCTGCTAGTAACGTACCCCTTGGTGATGGGCTGCGCCCAGCACCGCAGGCTGTTCTCTTGACTCTGTGCCAAGCTGGAGATGAATTTTCCCGCCGCTACCACAGAGATTTTGCCCAGATGTCTGGCCAGCTGCACTTGACCCCATTCACGGCCAGGGGGCGCTTTGTGGCGGTGGTGGAGGAGCTGTTCCGAGATGGGGTTAACTGGGGAAGGATCGTGGCCTTCTTTGAATTCGGTGGCGTGATGTGCGTGGAGAGCGTTAATCGGGAGATGTCGCCTCTTGTGGACAGCATTGCTGTGTGGATGACCGAGTACCTGAACAGACACCTACACAACTGGATCCAAGACAACGGAGGCTGG